The Falco naumanni isolate bFalNau1 chromosome 1, bFalNau1.pat, whole genome shotgun sequence genome window below encodes:
- the CCNG2 gene encoding cyclin-G2: MRGWGGGWGWCRCLGQRRDSLGEASGARRGRGRRRPCLDAEPAAEPTRVRAVTGAGLASPSPPRGSRAVRAAGGGPVPPHHRPGEGIRRRGEKMSSEVLWLFKQLNVHLEQEGRFQPREKGLSLIEAAAENENTLSPRQRNAKVEDLWSLTNFFGFATETFVLAVNILDRFLALMKVKPKHLSCIGVCCFQLAARVVEEECNIPSAHEIIRISQCKCTVSDLKRMEKIISEKLHFEFKATTALTFLHLYHTIVLCHTSERKEVLNLDKLEAQLKACNCRLVFSKAKPSVLALCLLTLEVQTLKSVELFEILLRVQKHSKISDSDLLYWRELVSKCLADYSSPECCKPDHKKLVWIVSRRTAQNLQNSYYSVPELPTIPECGCFNESESEDSCEDMSSGEESLSSSPPSDLEGTFFFELKPKTKWQTLSCRS; encoded by the exons atgcggggctggggcggcggCTGGGGATGGTGCCGCTGCCTCGGGCAGCGCCGTGACTCGCTGGGGGAGGCGAGCGGGGCCCGCCGCGGGCGGGGGCGCAGGCGGCCCTGCCTGGATGCGGAGCCAGCGGCGGAGCCGACCCGCGTCCGTGCGGTGACGGGAGCCGGGCtcgcctccccctccccgccgcgggggaGCCGAGCGGTGagggccgcgggggggggccCGGTGCCCCCTCACCACCGCCCCGG GGAAGGGATCCGGAGGCGGGGGGAGAAGATGAGCAGCGAGGTGCTGTGGCTTTTCAAGCAGCTGAATGTGCACCTGGAGCAGGAGGGGCGGTTCCAGCCCCGCGAGAAGGGGCTCAGCCTCATCGAGGCCGCCGCCGAG AATGAAAATACTCTGTCTCCGAGACAAAGGAATGCCAAGGTGGAAGATCTGTGGAGTCTGACCAACTTTTTCGGTTTTGCAACTGAAACGTTTGTTTTGGCTGTTAACATTCTGGACAGATTCTTGGCTCTTATGAAG gtgAAACCGAAGCATTTATCTTGCATTGGAGTTTGTTGTTTCCAACTGGCTGCCCGAGTAGTGGAAGAAGAATGCAATATTCCATCTGCTCATGAGATCATCCGGATCAGCCAATGTAAATGCACTGTGTCCGACCTGAAACGGAtggaaaagataatttctgaaAAGTTGCACTTTGAATTTAAAGCTACTACTGCCTTAACCTTCTTGCACTTGTACCATACTATTGTACTCTGTCATACCTCAGAAAG GAAAGAAGTCTTGAATCTCGACAAATTGGAAGCACAACTGAAAGCTTGCAACTGTCGTCTagttttttctaaagcaaaa CCATCTGTCTTGGCCTTGTGCCTTCTCACTCTAGAGGTTCAGACTTTGAAATCTGTTGAGCTGTTTGAGATCCTTCTGCGTGTTCAAAAGCATTCTAAG ataAGTGATAGTGACTTACTTTACTGGAGGGAACTGGTCTCAAAATGCCTAGCAGATTATTCTTCTCCTGAATGTTGCAAGCCTGATCATAAAAAGCTAGTCTGGATTGTTTCGAGACGTACAGCCCAGAATCTCCAAAACAGTTACTACAGTGTTCCTGAGTTGCCAACGATACCAGAGTGTGGATGCTTCAATGAAAGTGAGAG TGAAGACTCCTGTGAAGATATGAGCAGCGGAGAAGAAAGCCTTAGCAGTTCTCCTCCGAGTGATCTGGAAGGCACCTTCTTCTTTGAACTCAAACCTAAGACAAAGTGGCAAACTCTTAGCTGTCGTTCTTAG